A section of the Pseudomonas lini genome encodes:
- a CDS encoding DinB family protein, with protein sequence MINVRTARMLADYRRWADQRLFDSLMALPPEELNRKRVSVFSNIIGTLNHIYVVDCIWQAHLEGRGHDFKTSHDLLHTELPELRMAQQEIDQWFCGWASAQTDDSLDQPIEFSSVSGESGVMSAGAMLLHVVNHASYHRGWVVQMYVEIPALPPITDLPVFLREVAGY encoded by the coding sequence ATGATCAACGTACGCACTGCCCGCATGCTCGCCGATTACAGGCGCTGGGCCGATCAGCGACTCTTCGACAGCCTCATGGCGCTGCCACCGGAAGAGCTCAACCGCAAACGGGTGTCGGTGTTCAGCAACATCATCGGCACCTTGAACCACATCTACGTGGTGGACTGCATCTGGCAAGCGCATCTGGAGGGGCGAGGGCACGACTTCAAAACCTCCCATGACCTGCTCCATACCGAACTCCCCGAGCTGCGAATGGCGCAACAGGAGATCGATCAATGGTTCTGTGGATGGGCCTCGGCCCAGACCGACGACTCGCTGGATCAACCCATCGAATTCAGCTCCGTCTCGGGGGAAAGCGGGGTCATGAGTGCCGGCGCGATGCTGTTGCATGTGGTCAACCACGCCAGTTATCACCGAGGCTGGGTGGTCCAGATGTACGTCGAGATTCCGGCCCTGCCGCCGATCACTGACTTGCCGGTGTTTCTGCGCGAGGTTGCGGGGTACTGA
- a CDS encoding sensor histidine kinase gives MSLLNPSKGWRSSSSRLLALYSSLFVAWSGILMGVMYYEVSSYLDTLAKHSLMQRQHLFSRFSGEQLEDALAASVTFDIRGIDAYGLFDDQQRYLIGPLRQFPQGLPLDGKIHILRDCVDADDPTLPADSCDAVATRTVDGRWLVLVRDNGSLFAVTRIILHALLWGVSLTILPGIAGWHLLRWRPLRRIRAIQASAEAIVAGDLTRRLPLSNRRDELDMLAAIVNAMLERIERLMNEVKGVCDNIAHDLRTPLTRLRAQLYRIQQQADDGSTLAVQLDSVLGEADTLMARFRGLLRISELEDRQRRSGFVQLDPVPLLQELHDFYLPLAEEGELTFKLQLPESLPRLNGDRALLFEAVANLLSNSIKFTPPGGKVILRGMNDAGHTRIEVLDSGPGIALAEREAVFQRFYRAEGGNPQSGFGLGLSIVAAIVSLHGFTLEVGSSELGGALLVLDCRQSLIPQA, from the coding sequence ATGTCATTGCTGAACCCCTCTAAAGGCTGGCGCTCCTCCAGCAGCCGCTTGCTGGCGCTCTACAGTTCGCTGTTCGTGGCCTGGAGCGGGATTCTCATGGGGGTCATGTATTACGAGGTGTCCAGCTACCTGGACACCCTGGCCAAGCATTCGCTGATGCAACGTCAGCATCTGTTTTCACGCTTTTCGGGCGAACAACTGGAGGACGCCCTCGCCGCCAGCGTGACCTTCGACATTCGCGGCATCGATGCCTATGGCCTGTTCGATGACCAGCAGCGCTACCTCATCGGCCCCTTGCGCCAGTTCCCCCAAGGCCTGCCGCTGGACGGCAAGATTCACATCCTCAGAGACTGCGTCGACGCCGACGACCCGACCCTGCCCGCCGACAGTTGCGACGCCGTGGCGACCCGGACCGTGGACGGGCGCTGGCTGGTGCTGGTGCGGGACAACGGTTCGCTGTTTGCCGTGACCCGGATCATCTTGCACGCGCTGCTGTGGGGCGTGTCGCTGACCATTCTGCCCGGCATCGCTGGCTGGCACTTATTGAGATGGCGCCCGCTGCGGCGGATCCGGGCGATCCAGGCCAGCGCCGAAGCCATCGTCGCCGGCGACCTGACCCGACGCCTGCCGCTGTCCAACCGCCGTGACGAGCTGGACATGCTCGCCGCCATCGTCAACGCCATGCTCGAACGCATCGAGCGCTTGATGAACGAGGTCAAGGGTGTGTGCGATAACATCGCCCATGACCTGCGCACACCGCTGACGCGCCTGCGGGCGCAGCTGTACCGGATTCAGCAGCAGGCCGATGACGGTTCGACCCTGGCTGTGCAACTGGATTCGGTGCTCGGCGAGGCCGATACCTTGATGGCGCGTTTCCGTGGCTTGCTGCGAATTTCCGAGCTGGAGGATCGCCAGCGCCGTTCGGGCTTCGTGCAACTGGATCCGGTGCCGTTGCTGCAAGAATTGCATGACTTTTATCTGCCGCTGGCCGAAGAAGGCGAACTGACCTTTAAACTGCAACTGCCCGAGTCCCTGCCCCGGCTCAACGGTGACCGGGCGCTGTTGTTCGAAGCCGTGGCGAATTTACTGAGCAACTCGATCAAGTTCACGCCGCCGGGTGGCAAGGTGATTTTACGTGGGATGAATGACGCCGGGCATACACGAATCGAAGTACTCGACTCCGGCCCCGGCATCGCGCTGGCCGAACGTGAGGCGGTGTTTCAGCGCTTCTATCGCGCCGAGGGCGGTAACCCGCAAAGCGGATTCGGGCTGGGCCTGTCGATTGTCGCGGCGATTGTCAGCCTGCATGGGTTTACGCTGGAAGTCGGTAGCAGCGAACTGGGTGGTGCACTGTTGGTACTCGATTGCCGGCAGAGTCTGATTCCTCAGGCCTGA
- a CDS encoding response regulator transcription factor encodes MTRILTIEDDAVTAREIVAELSSHGLDVDWVDNGREGLARAVSGDYDLITLDRMLPELDGLAIVTTLRTMGVATPILMISALSDVDERVRGLRAGGDDYLTKPFATDEMAARVEVLLRRQNTVTAQATTLRVADLELNLISHEASRDSQLLTLLPTEYKLLEFLMRNTGQILSRMMIFEEVWGYHFDPGTNLIDVHIGRLRKKIDPPGKVPLIRTVRGSGYVIAEPL; translated from the coding sequence ATGACCCGCATCTTGACCATCGAAGACGACGCTGTGACCGCCCGGGAAATCGTCGCCGAACTGAGTAGCCACGGCCTCGACGTGGATTGGGTCGACAATGGCCGTGAAGGCCTGGCGCGCGCGGTCAGCGGCGACTATGACCTGATCACCCTCGATCGCATGCTGCCGGAGCTCGATGGTCTGGCGATTGTCACCACCCTGCGCACCATGGGCGTGGCCACGCCGATCCTGATGATCAGCGCCCTCTCCGACGTCGATGAACGGGTTCGCGGCCTGCGCGCCGGCGGCGACGATTACCTGACCAAACCGTTCGCCACCGATGAAATGGCCGCCCGGGTCGAAGTTTTGCTGCGCCGGCAAAATACCGTGACCGCCCAGGCCACCACATTGCGCGTGGCCGATCTGGAGCTGAACCTGATCAGCCACGAGGCCAGCCGCGATAGCCAGTTGCTGACGCTGTTACCCACCGAGTACAAGTTGCTGGAATTTCTGATGCGCAACACCGGGCAGATTCTGTCGCGGATGATGATTTTCGAAGAGGTCTGGGGTTATCACTTCGACCCTGGCACCAACCTGATCGACGTGCACATCGGCCGTCTGCGCAAAAAGATCGACCCGCCAGGTAAAGTCCCACTGATTCGGACGGTGCGAGGCTCGGGTTATGTCATTGCTGAACCCCTCTAA
- a CDS encoding glutathione S-transferase, giving the protein MKLIGMLDSPYVRRVAISAKCLGIPLEHESVSVFRNFEQFQQINAVVKAPTLVLDDGEVLMDSTLIIDYLEALAAPGKSLIPNNLEQRLRSLRLIGLALAACEKSVQLYYERNLRPAQIQYAPWVERVEGQLAAAYSALERELEKQPLKIDGSIAQDGITLAVAWSFTNLVVPDQVEAAQFPRISAFTEYAEGLEVFVGTPIN; this is encoded by the coding sequence ATGAAACTGATCGGCATGCTGGATTCGCCCTACGTGCGGCGCGTCGCCATTTCCGCCAAATGCCTGGGCATACCGCTGGAGCACGAGTCGGTTTCGGTGTTCAGAAATTTCGAGCAGTTCCAGCAGATCAACGCGGTGGTGAAGGCGCCGACACTGGTGCTGGATGATGGCGAGGTGTTGATGGATTCGACGCTGATCATCGACTACCTGGAGGCTCTGGCCGCGCCGGGTAAAAGCCTGATACCCAACAATCTGGAGCAACGCTTGCGCTCGCTGCGGCTAATCGGCCTGGCGTTGGCAGCGTGCGAAAAGTCGGTGCAGCTTTACTACGAACGCAACCTGCGGCCAGCGCAGATTCAGTACGCACCCTGGGTGGAACGGGTCGAAGGGCAATTGGCCGCGGCGTATTCGGCGCTGGAGCGGGAGCTGGAAAAACAGCCGCTGAAGATCGACGGTTCGATTGCGCAAGACGGGATTACCCTGGCGGTGGCCTGGAGTTTTACCAACCTGGTGGTGCCGGATCAGGTGGAGGCTGCGCAGTTTCCGCGGATCAGCGCGTTCACAGAGTATGCCGAGGGGCTTGAGGTGTTTGTCGGTACGCCTATTAACTGA
- a CDS encoding MurR/RpiR family transcriptional regulator yields the protein MSRTDQPATTESTPDSDLASPPINAERLLQLITDEYESLPRQLKRIASYMSQQSDRIMVDRISDIARECEVHPSAIVRFSQRFGFSGFSEMQALFREAYTHKTTPVQNYQQRIRSMIANKSQKASGGDLARECINATLSGIERLGLELDDQAFDKAVDLVVNADNIYVVGVRRSFAVADYLVYNLQHTNKRIHLVSGLGGSYREQMRSVRANDLVIAISFTPYGKETQHCLRIAQHNQAKTLIITDSNLSPLAKRANTVLLVNEGSSFAFRSLSATLCLCQALFIAVAYRLELKVDEIHEQVGFED from the coding sequence ATGTCCCGCACCGATCAGCCGGCTACGACCGAGAGCACGCCCGACAGCGATCTCGCCAGCCCTCCGATCAATGCCGAGCGTTTGTTGCAGCTGATCACCGATGAATACGAAAGCCTGCCGCGCCAGCTCAAACGCATCGCCAGCTACATGAGCCAGCAGAGCGACCGGATCATGGTCGACCGTATCAGCGACATCGCCCGTGAATGCGAAGTGCACCCGTCGGCCATCGTGCGGTTTTCCCAGCGTTTCGGCTTCAGTGGTTTCAGCGAAATGCAGGCGCTGTTCCGCGAGGCCTACACCCACAAAACCACACCGGTGCAGAACTACCAGCAACGCATCCGCAGCATGATCGCCAACAAGTCGCAGAAGGCCAGCGGCGGCGATCTGGCGCGCGAATGCATCAACGCCACCCTGTCGGGCATCGAACGGTTGGGGCTGGAACTCGATGACCAGGCCTTCGACAAGGCCGTGGATCTGGTGGTGAATGCCGACAACATCTACGTGGTCGGGGTGCGCCGTTCGTTCGCGGTGGCCGATTACCTGGTCTACAACCTGCAACACACCAACAAGCGCATCCACTTGGTGTCGGGCCTTGGCGGCAGTTACCGCGAGCAGATGCGCAGCGTGCGCGCCAATGACCTGGTGATCGCCATCAGCTTCACGCCCTACGGCAAAGAAACCCAGCACTGCCTGCGCATCGCCCAGCACAATCAGGCGAAAACCCTGATCATCACCGACAGCAACCTCTCGCCGTTGGCCAAGCGCGCCAACACCGTGCTGCTGGTCAACGAAGGCAGTTCGTTTGCCTTCCGCTCGTTGAGTGCAACCTTGTGCCTGTGTCAGGCACTGTTTATCGCCGTGGCTTATCGGCTGGAATTGAAAGTCGATGAGATTCATGAGCAGGTAGGCTTTGAGGATTAG
- the iolC gene encoding 5-dehydro-2-deoxygluconokinase, with protein MGQTRFASGRQLDLICLGRLGVDLYAQQVGARLEDVSSFAKYLGGSSANIAFGTARLGLKSAMLSRVGDDHMGRFLVESLTREGCDVSGIKVDPERLTAMVLLGLKDRETFPLVFYRENCADMALRAEDISEAFIASSKALLITGTHFSTDGVYKASIQALDYAEKHNVKRVLDIDYRPVLWGLAGKADGETRFVADQNVSQHVQKILPRFDLIVGTEEEFLIAGGSENLLTALRNVRQLSAATLVVKLGPQGCTVIHGAIPARLEDGAIYPGVRVEVLNVLGAGDAFMSGFLSGWLEDASDERCCQLANACGGLVVSRHACAPAMPTRAELDYLFNSPVPITRPDQDAVLQRLHQVSVPRKQWKQLFIFAFDHRGQLVELAHKGGRDLNAIGELKQLFIKAVERVEADLREQGVEADVGLLADQRFGQDSLNTATGRGWWVARPVEVQGSRPLAFEHGRSIGSNLIAWPQEQIIKCLVQFHPDDEPLLRLEQEAQIKGLYQASQVSGHELLLEIIPPKDHPSTHPDVLYRALKRLYNLGIYPAWWKIEAQSAEEWKQLDELIQQRDPYCRGVVLLGLNAPAAALAEGFQQASQSQTCRGFAVGRTIFQEPSRAWMAGEIDDETLIRQVQGTFVELIEAWRTARA; from the coding sequence ATGGGCCAGACTCGTTTTGCCAGTGGGCGTCAATTGGATCTGATTTGCCTGGGACGCCTTGGCGTCGACCTCTATGCGCAGCAAGTAGGGGCGCGGCTGGAGGATGTGAGCAGCTTCGCCAAATACCTCGGCGGTTCGTCCGCCAACATCGCTTTCGGCACCGCTCGGCTGGGTCTGAAGTCGGCGATGCTGAGCCGGGTAGGGGACGACCACATGGGCCGCTTCCTCGTTGAATCGCTGACCCGTGAAGGCTGCGACGTCAGCGGCATCAAGGTCGATCCGGAACGCCTGACCGCCATGGTCCTGCTGGGCCTCAAGGACCGCGAAACCTTTCCCCTGGTGTTCTACCGCGAAAATTGCGCCGACATGGCGTTGCGCGCCGAAGACATCAGCGAAGCCTTTATCGCCTCCAGCAAAGCCTTGCTGATCACCGGCACTCATTTCTCCACCGACGGCGTCTACAAGGCGAGCATCCAGGCGCTGGACTACGCCGAGAAACACAACGTCAAACGGGTGCTGGACATCGACTACCGCCCGGTGCTCTGGGGCCTGGCCGGCAAGGCGGACGGCGAGACCCGGTTCGTCGCCGATCAGAACGTCAGCCAGCACGTGCAGAAAATCCTCCCGCGTTTCGACCTGATCGTCGGCACTGAAGAAGAGTTTTTGATCGCCGGTGGTTCCGAAAATTTGCTCACTGCATTGCGCAACGTCCGGCAACTGAGCGCGGCGACGTTGGTGGTCAAGCTCGGCCCGCAAGGCTGCACGGTGATTCATGGGGCGATCCCGGCGCGTCTTGAAGACGGCGCGATCTATCCCGGCGTGCGCGTCGAAGTGCTCAACGTTCTGGGCGCCGGCGATGCCTTCATGTCGGGTTTCCTCAGCGGCTGGCTGGAGGACGCCAGCGACGAGCGCTGCTGCCAGTTGGCCAATGCTTGCGGCGGTCTGGTGGTGTCGCGCCATGCCTGCGCCCCGGCGATGCCAACCCGCGCCGAACTCGACTATCTATTCAACAGCCCGGTACCGATTACCCGGCCGGATCAGGACGCCGTGTTGCAGCGTCTGCATCAAGTCAGCGTGCCGCGCAAACAGTGGAAGCAACTGTTCATCTTCGCCTTCGATCATCGCGGGCAATTGGTGGAACTGGCCCACAAGGGCGGGCGCGACCTGAACGCTATCGGCGAGCTCAAACAACTCTTTATCAAAGCCGTGGAGCGGGTCGAAGCCGATTTGCGTGAGCAGGGCGTCGAGGCTGATGTCGGCTTGTTGGCCGATCAACGTTTCGGTCAGGACTCGCTGAACACCGCTACCGGTCGCGGCTGGTGGGTGGCTCGGCCGGTGGAAGTGCAGGGTTCGCGGCCATTGGCGTTCGAGCACGGGCGCTCGATCGGCAGCAACCTGATTGCCTGGCCGCAGGAACAGATCATCAAATGCCTGGTGCAATTCCATCCCGACGACGAGCCGCTGCTGCGTCTGGAGCAGGAAGCACAGATAAAGGGGTTGTATCAGGCCTCCCAGGTCAGCGGGCATGAACTGCTGCTGGAGATTATTCCGCCCAAGGATCACCCCTCGACGCATCCAGACGTGCTGTATCGCGCGCTCAAACGCCTCTACAACCTGGGCATCTACCCGGCGTGGTGGAAGATCGAAGCGCAAAGCGCCGAGGAGTGGAAACAGCTCGACGAGCTGATTCAGCAACGCGATCCGTATTGCCGTGGCGTGGTGCTGCTGGGCCTGAACGCCCCGGCGGCGGCGTTGGCCGAAGGGTTTCAGCAGGCCAGCCAGAGCCAGACCTGCCGAGGTTTTGCCGTGGGCCGAACGATTTTCCAGGAACCGAGCCGCGCGTGGATGGCCGGTGAAATCGACGACGAAACGCTGATCCGCCAGGTGCAGGGCACGTTCGTCGAATTGATCGAAGCCTGGCGCACGGCCCGCGCTTGA
- the iolE gene encoding myo-inosose-2 dehydratase, producing the protein MPAIRIGINPISWSNDDLPSLGGETPLSTALSEGKEIGYEGFELNGKFPKDAKGVGDVLRPYDLALVSGWYSSRLARRSVAEEIDAIASHVELLAKNGAKVLVYGEVADSIQGQRIPLVERPRFHTEQAWQEYADKLTELARFTLSQGVRLAYHHHMGAYVESPADIDKLMALTGSEVGLLFDSGHCYMGGGEPLQVLRKHIERICHVHFKDVRKPVVQLARNNLWSFPDCIINGTFTVPGDGDIDFGALLDVLLGADYHGWLVVEAEQDPAVAPSYVYAKKGYDTLRALLNERTAR; encoded by the coding sequence ATGCCCGCTATCCGAATTGGCATCAACCCGATCTCCTGGAGCAACGACGACTTGCCGTCCCTCGGTGGCGAGACGCCGTTGAGCACCGCCCTCAGCGAAGGCAAGGAAATCGGCTACGAAGGTTTCGAACTCAACGGTAAATTCCCCAAGGATGCCAAAGGCGTCGGCGACGTGCTGCGGCCCTACGACCTGGCGCTGGTCTCCGGCTGGTATTCCAGCCGTCTGGCCCGCCGTTCCGTGGCCGAGGAAATCGACGCCATCGCCAGCCATGTCGAGCTGCTGGCGAAGAACGGCGCGAAGGTGCTGGTCTATGGCGAAGTCGCCGACTCGATTCAAGGCCAGCGCATTCCCTTGGTCGAGCGCCCGCGTTTTCACACCGAGCAAGCCTGGCAGGAATACGCCGACAAACTCACTGAACTGGCACGCTTCACCCTGTCCCAGGGCGTGCGCCTGGCGTATCACCACCACATGGGCGCCTACGTCGAATCTCCGGCGGACATCGACAAACTGATGGCGCTGACCGGCAGTGAAGTCGGCCTGCTGTTCGATTCGGGCCACTGCTACATGGGCGGTGGTGAACCGTTGCAGGTGCTGCGCAAACACATCGAACGCATCTGCCACGTGCATTTCAAGGACGTGCGCAAACCGGTGGTGCAACTGGCGCGCAACAACCTGTGGAGCTTCCCGGACTGCATCATCAACGGCACCTTCACCGTCCCCGGCGATGGCGACATTGATTTCGGCGCCTTGCTTGACGTTCTGCTGGGCGCCGATTACCACGGCTGGCTGGTGGTCGAGGCCGAGCAGGATCCAGCGGTGGCACCGAGTTACGTCTACGCCAAAAAAGGCTACGACACCTTACGTGCACTGCTCAACGAGAGGACCGCGCGATGA
- the iolB gene encoding 5-deoxy-glucuronate isomerase codes for MSLLVKSNARGRTMVELGQGELEYVGFAAYRLSLGETLPVSADDKELCLVLLSGRVSIKGEAPGQGAFDWDNIGDRQSVFEDKSPFAAYLPPGSQAQVVALSDVQIAVCAAPGSTAENLGPRLIKPDNMKRSVRGKGANTRYVCDILPDTEPAHALLVVEVRTPSGHSSSYPPHKHDTDDLPHQSFLEETYYHQVNPPQGFVFQRVYTDDRSIDQAMAVENSDLVVVPKGYHPVSVPYGYESYYLNVMAGPKRVWQFHNDPQHSWLLHL; via the coding sequence ATGAGCCTGTTGGTCAAAAGCAATGCTCGCGGCCGGACCATGGTCGAGTTGGGGCAGGGTGAGCTGGAATACGTCGGCTTCGCCGCTTACCGTCTGAGCCTCGGCGAAACCCTGCCGGTCAGCGCCGACGACAAGGAACTGTGCCTGGTGCTGCTCAGCGGCCGGGTCAGCATCAAGGGTGAAGCGCCGGGGCAGGGCGCGTTCGATTGGGACAACATTGGTGATCGCCAGTCAGTGTTCGAAGACAAATCCCCGTTCGCGGCGTATTTGCCGCCCGGCAGCCAGGCGCAGGTGGTGGCGTTGAGCGACGTGCAAATCGCCGTCTGCGCCGCCCCCGGTTCGACCGCCGAAAACCTCGGCCCACGGCTGATCAAACCCGACAACATGAAACGTAGCGTGCGCGGCAAGGGCGCCAACACCCGTTACGTCTGCGACATCCTGCCGGACACCGAACCGGCCCATGCGCTGCTGGTAGTGGAAGTGCGTACGCCGTCCGGGCACTCGTCGAGCTACCCGCCGCACAAGCACGACACCGACGATCTGCCGCATCAGAGCTTTCTCGAAGAAACCTATTACCACCAGGTCAACCCGCCCCAAGGCTTCGTGTTCCAGCGGGTCTACACCGACGATCGCAGCATCGACCAGGCCATGGCCGTGGAAAACAGCGACCTGGTGGTCGTGCCCAAGGGCTATCACCCGGTCAGCGTGCCCTATGGCTACGAGTCGTATTACCTGAACGTGATGGCCGGACCGAAACGCGTCTGGCAGTTCCATAACGATCCGCAGCACAGCTGGTTGCTGCATCTCTGA
- a CDS encoding CoA-acylating methylmalonate-semialdehyde dehydrogenase: MSSAQVIGHYIDGQVQDSGSERFSNVFNPATGSVQARVGLASQKTVDDAVASALKAFPAWSEQSSLRRSRVMFKFKELLDRHHNELAEIISREHGKVFSDAKGEVTRGIEIVEYACGAPNLLKTEFSDNIGGGIDNWNLRQPLGVCAGVTPFNFPVMVPLWMIPIALVTGNCFILKPSERDPSASLLMAKLLTEAGLPDGVFNVVQGDKTAVDALLQHPDIEAISFVGSTPIAEYIHQQATSRGKRVQALGGAKNHMIVMPDADLDQAADALIGAAYGSAGERCMAISIAVAVGDVGDQLIAKLLPRIDQLKVGNGMQGDSDMGPLVTAEHKAKVEGFIGEGVAQGAQLIVDGRNFKVPGAENGFFVGATLFDNVTTEMSIYQQEIFGPVLGIVRVPDFASAVALINAHEFGNGVSCFTSDGGIARSFARSIKVGMVGINVPIPVPMAWHSFGGWKRSLFGDHHAYGEEGIRFYSRYKSVMQRWPDSIAKGPEFSMPTAK; this comes from the coding sequence ATGAGCAGCGCCCAGGTAATAGGCCATTACATCGACGGTCAGGTGCAAGACAGCGGCAGCGAGCGGTTCAGCAATGTCTTCAACCCGGCCACCGGCAGCGTTCAGGCGCGAGTCGGGCTGGCCAGTCAGAAGACCGTAGACGACGCCGTCGCATCGGCCTTGAAGGCGTTCCCGGCGTGGTCCGAGCAATCGTCGTTACGCCGTTCGCGGGTGATGTTCAAGTTCAAGGAACTGCTCGACCGCCATCACAACGAATTGGCAGAAATCATCAGCCGCGAACACGGAAAGGTGTTCTCGGACGCCAAGGGCGAAGTGACGCGCGGCATCGAAATCGTCGAGTACGCCTGCGGTGCGCCGAACCTGCTGAAAACCGAGTTCAGCGACAACATCGGCGGCGGCATCGACAACTGGAATCTGCGCCAGCCGCTGGGCGTTTGTGCCGGCGTAACCCCATTCAATTTCCCGGTGATGGTGCCGCTGTGGATGATCCCGATCGCGCTGGTCACCGGTAACTGCTTCATCCTCAAACCGTCCGAGCGCGACCCGTCGGCCAGTTTGCTGATGGCGAAATTATTGACCGAAGCCGGGTTGCCGGACGGTGTGTTCAACGTGGTCCAGGGCGACAAGACTGCCGTCGACGCCTTGCTGCAACACCCGGACATCGAGGCTATTTCCTTTGTCGGCTCGACGCCGATTGCCGAGTACATCCATCAGCAAGCAACCTCGCGCGGCAAACGCGTACAGGCGCTGGGCGGGGCGAAGAACCACATGATCGTCATGCCCGATGCCGATCTGGATCAAGCGGCAGATGCACTGATCGGCGCGGCGTACGGCTCGGCTGGCGAACGCTGCATGGCGATTTCGATTGCCGTGGCGGTCGGTGATGTCGGCGACCAATTGATAGCCAAACTGCTGCCGCGCATCGATCAACTGAAAGTCGGCAACGGCATGCAGGGCGACAGCGACATGGGGCCGCTGGTGACCGCCGAGCACAAGGCCAAGGTCGAAGGCTTTATCGGCGAAGGCGTGGCCCAGGGCGCGCAGCTCATTGTCGACGGACGCAACTTCAAGGTGCCGGGCGCCGAGAACGGTTTCTTCGTCGGCGCGACGCTGTTCGACAACGTCACGACCGAGATGAGCATCTACCAGCAAGAGATCTTCGGCCCGGTGCTGGGCATCGTGCGCGTGCCGGATTTCGCCAGCGCCGTGGCGTTGATCAATGCCCATGAGTTCGGCAACGGCGTGTCGTGTTTCACCAGTGACGGCGGCATCGCTCGCTCGTTTGCCCGCAGCATCAAGGTCGGCATGGTCGGCATCAACGTACCGATTCCGGTACCGATGGCCTGGCACTCGTTTGGCGGCTGGAAGCGCTCGCTGTTCGGTGATCACCACGCTTATGGTGAAGAAGGCATTCGCTTCTACAGCCGCTACAAAAGCGTGATGCAGCGCTGGCCCGACAGCATCGCCAAGGGCCCTGAATTCAGCATGCCGACAGCCAAATAA
- a CDS encoding TIM barrel protein produces the protein MSKPLRFALNRMVAPRLSLPAFIELAVTLKADAIEIRNDLKGVEIEDGTAPEHVRELCAAKGITVLSINALYPFDVWNDERRAQALKLAAYARDCGAQGLVMCPLNDRADPRTEAQRASGLRTALSELAPILRDHGILGFIEPLGFEECSLRRKRTAVDAIKAIGGLDVFRLVHDTFHHHLASEHEFFPELTGLVHISGVEDAEAPLATIRDGHRVLVGEGDILGNAAQIETLLATGYSGYLSFEPFADSVHGLADIQTAIGASMDHLQKSQG, from the coding sequence ATGAGCAAACCCCTGCGTTTCGCCCTGAACCGTATGGTCGCCCCACGTTTGTCCTTGCCCGCGTTCATCGAGTTGGCGGTGACCCTCAAGGCCGACGCCATCGAAATCCGCAACGACCTCAAGGGTGTCGAGATCGAGGACGGCACCGCGCCCGAACACGTGCGTGAGCTGTGCGCGGCCAAAGGCATCACCGTACTGTCGATCAACGCGCTGTATCCGTTCGATGTCTGGAATGACGAGCGTCGTGCGCAAGCCCTGAAGCTCGCCGCTTATGCCCGTGATTGCGGTGCGCAGGGTTTGGTGATGTGCCCGTTGAACGACCGCGCCGATCCACGAACCGAAGCGCAGCGTGCTTCCGGGCTGCGCACGGCGTTGAGTGAACTGGCGCCGATCCTGCGCGATCACGGCATCCTCGGTTTCATCGAGCCGCTGGGTTTCGAAGAATGCTCGCTGCGGCGTAAACGCACGGCGGTCGATGCAATCAAGGCCATCGGTGGGCTGGATGTGTTCCGTCTGGTGCATGACACCTTTCACCATCACCTGGCCAGCGAACATGAATTCTTCCCCGAGCTGACCGGGCTGGTGCACATCTCCGGCGTCGAAGATGCCGAGGCACCGCTGGCGACCATCCGCGACGGCCACCGGGTGCTGGTGGGCGAGGGTGACATCCTGGGTAACGCGGCGCAGATCGAAACCTTGCTCGCTACCGGCTACAGCGGCTACCTGTCGTTCGAACCGTTCGCCGACAGCGTCCATGGCCTGGCGGATATCCAGACGGCGATTGGCGCGAGCATGGATCACCTGCAGAAATCCCAAGGTTAA